One Glycine soja cultivar W05 chromosome 2, ASM419377v2, whole genome shotgun sequence genomic region harbors:
- the LOC114393713 gene encoding syntaxin-121-like — MNDLFSGSFSRFRSDQSSPDRHHDIEMGATASGGGRGGEVNLDKFFEDVEGVKEELKELEGLAQSLRSSHEQSKTLHNAKAVRDLRARMDGDVSAALKKAKLIKLKLEALERSNAANRNMPGCGPGSSSDRTRTSVVNGLKKKLKDAMESFNEIRQLVSSEYRETVQRRYFTVTGENPDDKTLDLLISTGESETFLQKAIQEQGRGRILDTITEIQERHDAVKEIEKNLKELHQVFLDMTVLVQHQGEQLDDIESHVARAHSFVRTGAEQLQTARKHQKNTRKWTCYCIILLLVIILFVVLFTVKPWENSSSGGNGGGQPAPAQTPPSPSPPVNA, encoded by the exons ATGAACGACTTGTTCTCCGGTTCCTTCTCCCGCTTCCGCAGCGACCAGTCCTCCCCGGACCGCCACCACGACATCGAGATGGGCGCCACCGCCTCCGGCGGCGGTCGCGGCGGCGAGGTGAACCTTGACAAGTTCTTCGAGGACGTGGAAGGCGTGAAGGAGGAACTAAAGGAGTTGGAAGGTTTGGCTCAGAGTCTAAGGAGCAGCCACGAGCAGAGCAAGACGCTGCACAACGCGAAGGCGGTGAGGGACCTGCGCGCGCGCATGGACGGCGACGTCTCGGCGGCGCTGAAGAAGGCGAAGCTGATCAAGCTCAAGCTCGAGGCGCTGGAGCGGTCCAACGCCGCGAACCGGAACATGCCTGGGTGTGGACCGGGTTCGTCCTCGGACCGGACCCGGACCTCCGTGGTCAACGGGCTCAAGAAGAAGCTGAAGGATGCTATGGAGAGTTTTAACGAGATTCGCCAGCTTGTGTCCTCGGAGTACCGCGAGACCGTGCAGCGGCGGTACTTCACCGTCACCGGCGAGAATCCCGATGACAAGACTCTCGATCTCTTGATCTCCACTG GTGAGAGTGAGACTTTCCTTCAGAAGGCCATTCAAGAGCAAGGAAGGGGTAGAATTCTGGACACCATCACGGAGATTCAAGAGAGGCATGATGCTGTCAAAGAGATAGAAAAGAATCTCAAGGAGTTGCACCAAGTGTTCCTTGACATGACAGTGTTGGTGCAACATCAAGGTGAGCAATTGGATGATATTGAGAGCCATGTGGCAAGAGCTCATTCGTTTGTGCGCACTGGAGCTGAGCAGTTGCAGACTGCGCGGAAGCACCAGAAGAACACCAGGAAATGGACCTGCTATTGTATCATACTTCTTCTGGTGATCATCTTGTTTGTGGTGCTCTTCACTGTGAAGCCGTGGGAAAATAGCAGTAGTGGCGGCAATGGGGGTGGTCAGCCTGCACCAGCTCAAACACCTCCATCACCTTCACCTCCTGTTAATGCTTAA
- the LOC114393705 gene encoding syntaxin-121-like: MNDLFSGSFSRTNDQVSPDHHHVIEMAATASPTAEGSVNLEKFFQEVEQVKEELKELERLHENLRGSHEKSKILHSAKAVKELRLRMDSDVTLALKNAKLVKVRLEALDRSNQTSQSLPGSGPGSSSDRTRTSVVSGLRKKLKDSMDSFNSLRQKISSEYRETVQRRYYTVTGENPDDKTIDLLISTGESETFLQKAIQQQGRASVMDTIQEIQERHDTVKEIERNLNELHQVFLDMAVLVQSQGEQLDDIESHVARANSYVRGGVQQLHVARKHQKNTRKWTCIAIILLIIIILIIVLPIVLRN, translated from the exons ATGAACGACTTGTTCTCCGGCTCCTTCTCCCGCACCAATGACCAAGTCTCGCCGGACCACCACCATGTGATCGAGATGGCGGCCACCGCATCGCCAACGGCCGAGGGAAGCGTGAATCTCGAAAAGTTCTTTCAAGAAGTTGAGCAGGTAAAAGAGGAGCTGAAGGAGCTAGAGCGTCTCCATGAAAATCTGCGTGGGTCCCACGAGAAAAGCAAGATCCTTCACAGCGCCAAAGCTGTGAAGGAACTTCGCTTACGCATGGACAGTGACGTGACACTTGCTCTAAAGAATGCAAAGCTCGTTAAGGTTCGGCTTGAGGCACTGGACCGGTCCAACCAGACCAGTCAAAGCTTGCCTGGTTCGGGACCTGGTTCGTCCTCAGACCGGACCAGAACGTCCGTTGTGAGCGGACTGAGGAAGAAGCTGAAGGACTCGATGGACAGCTTCAACAGCCTCAGACAAAAGATATCGTCAGAGTATAGGGAAACCGTGCAGCGTAGATATTATACTGTCACCGGAGAGAACCCTGATGACAAAACCATTGATCTCCTTATTTCTACGG GTGAGAGTGAAACATTCTTGCAGAAGGCGATCCAGCAGCAAGGTAGAGCCAGTGTGATGGACACGATCCAAGAGATTCAAGAGAGGCACGACACAGTCAAGGAAATAGAGAGAAACCTAAACGAGCTCCACCAAGTGTTCTTGGACATGGCCGTGCTGGTGCAGTCCCAGGGCGAACAACTGGACGACATCGAGAGCCACGTGGCACGCGCCAATTCGTACGTGCGGGGTGGGGTCCAGCAGTTGCACGTGGCAAGGAAGCACCAGAAGAACACCCGAAAGTGGACATGCATAGCCATCATACTGCTCATTATTATCATCTTGATTATAGTCCTCCCTATAGTTCTAAGAAATTGA